One part of the Dermacentor silvarum isolate Dsil-2018 chromosome 6, BIME_Dsil_1.4, whole genome shotgun sequence genome encodes these proteins:
- the LOC119456278 gene encoding uncharacterized protein LOC119456278, with translation MARLGKLDEYDEKEQNFESYLERFEHFVTANDIKEEKKLSVFLSVIGPRTYEGLKSLVVPAVPGDKSFEEVTVLLTKHYSPSCSVIAERCKFNKRAQEEQESVEDFIVALKHLARKCDFGLFLQDALRDRLVAGIRREETQLALFAEDSLTFEKACKIALDREQAARQTALLHAEGKEATLHAMAIRVQGTEKKLKLRKFKDVKRICERCGKAHAASVCWYKNVQCHSCSQIGHLQKMCPSKCRELKTANVVDCSDSDSELDVYHVINTVRSGYEVQVNVEGKDICMQIDTGAAVTPIPEC, from the coding sequence GAGAAGGAGCAGAATTTTGAATCCTATTTAGAACGCTTTGAGCATTTCGTCACTGCAAACGATATCAAAGAGGAAAAGAAGCTGTCCGTATTTCTGAGCGTGATAGGACCACGAACGTACGAGGGGCTCAAAAGTTTGGTAGTACCCGCCGTTCCTGGGGACAAATCCTTCGAAGAGGTGACAGTGCTGTTGACGAAGCACTATAGCCCAAGCTGTTCTGTGATCGCCGAGCGCTGCAAATTTAACAAGCGAGCACAAGAGGAACAAGAAAGCGTCGAGGATTTCATAGTGGCCTTAAAGCATTTAGCAAGGAAGTGCGATTTCGGTCTGTTCCTGCAAGACGCACTGCGAGACAGATTAGTCGCAGGCATAAGACGCGAAGAAACGCAACTCGCCTTGTTTGCTGAAGACAGTTTAACCTTTGAAAAGGCGTGCAAGATAGCCTTGGACCGGGAGCAGGCTGCGCGACAAACAGCGTTACTGCATGCAGAAGGCAAGGAAGCGACGCTGCATGCCATGGCGATAAGAGTTCAGGGAACTGAAAAGAAATTGAAGCTTCGGAAATTCAAGGACGTCAAGCGAATCTGCGAAAGATGTGGCAAGGCGCATGCCGCTAGTGTTTGCTGGTATAAGAATGTCCAGTGTCACAGCTGTTCACAAATCGGCCATTTACAGAAGATGTGTCCCAGCAAGTGCAGAGAACTAAAAACTGCGAACGTGGTGGACTGCTCTGATAGTGACTCTGAATTAGATGTGTACCATGTTATTAACACCGTTCGTTCTGGATACGAAGTGCAAGTAAACGTAGAAGGGAAAGACATCTGCATGCAGATTGACACGGGAGCTGCTGTAACCCCAATTCCTGAGTGTTAA